The following nucleotide sequence is from Natronorubrum aibiense.
GACGCCGAACCTCGAAGCCGACAGTGCGCGAATCGAGCTCGACGTGATCGGCGTCGACGACCCGGAGTCGGTCACGGCAACGGTTCATGTCGCTCGAGATGACGACGACGTAGCGACGGCCGAGACCGAAATTGGCGGCGACGGCTCGGCATCGGTCACGGTTTCGATCGATGATCCGGCCTACTGGACGCCCGAGACGCCCGCACTCTACGACGTGACCGTCGAACTGCTCCGGGACAGTCGCGTCGTCGATCGGTACGAAGACTACTTCGGGATGCGCTCGATCGAATCCCGAGACGGCCAGCTCTATCTGAACGGCGAACCTCGATACGTCCGCGGCGCGCTGGATCAGGGGTACTACCCGGAGACGCTGTATCGCCCCTTCGACGAGGACCTGTTCGAACACGAGATCCGGACCGCAAAGGAACTCGGGTTCAACCTGCTTCGAAAGCATATCAAGCCAGCTCACCCGGACTTCCTCGAACTCGCCGACCGGCTTGGAATCCTCGTCTGGGAGGAACCTGCCAATCCGACGGTCCACACGGAGCGATCGAAACAGGAGGTCCGCGAACAGATCCATGGCCTGATCGAGCGCGACTACAACCGTCCGAGCGTCGTCATCTGGAGCCTCTATAACGAAGAGTGGGGAATCGGAAACCCACAGGGGCTCGACGAGGAGACCTCGCTCTGGGAAGACGAGTGGAAACAGGAGTACCTCGCCGACCTCTACAAGGAGGCCAAATCGTGGGATCCGACCCGACTCGTCTGCGACAACTCCGGCTGGGCCCACGTCGCGACCGATATCAACGACTACCACCGCTACTATGTCAGCCCGGACCGGGCGGACGCTTGGGCCGACAACCTCGAGTGGATGACGTCCGCGCCGTGGGAGAACTACGGGGCGACCGTCACCGATCCCGAGGACGCGCCTCTGATCGTCTCAGAGTTCGGCACCTGGGGCATGTGCGACTTGCCGGCGATCGAGGAGCACTACGGCGAGACGCCGCCGTGGTTCGATTACGACTTCTTCGACGATCCGATCAAGCGACCGGCCGGCGTCTACGATCGCTTCGAGGAGACCACGCTTCCGGACGTGTTCGACGACTGGGCGTCGCTGGCCGAGACCTGGCAGCACCGTGAGTTCCGCTCGAACAAGGACGTCATCGAGCAAATGCGCCTCCACGAAGGGGTGGCCGGCTACGTGATAACGGAGTTTACCGATATCGAGTGGGAGTTCAACGGGATCCTCGACTACCGACGGGAGCCGAAAGCGTTCCACGACGAGTTCGCTTCAGTCAACGCCCCGACCTCGGTCGTCGTCGACGTCGATCACGCCCACTGGGGTGGCGAGTCCGTTCCTGTCGACGTGACTATCGTGAACGACACCGGCGAAACCGGACAGGCGACCCTCGAGTACGAACTCGAGGGAGTCGAGGCATCGATCGAACCGAACTCGCTCGAGGTGGAGTATGCGGCGTTCGAACCGACGAGACTGGCCGACGCAGCGACCATCTCGCTTCCAGATGTCGAATCGGCGACGACCGTCGACCTCACGGTCACGGCCGAGACACAAACGGGAGCAGTGACCACCACCGAACGAATCACCGTGGTTCCGGGGGCTGTCTCGGTCTCCGATCACGCACTCTACGTTCCCGATCATGATCACCAGCTCGGCGCACGGTTAGCTGGAGCCCGGTACACCCTCGTCGACGATCCGCACGCAGCGGAACTGATCGTCGCGACCGGAACCGACCACGAGCTTCTGGAACACGTCGCCGAAGCAGGCACCGCAGTACTGTTACTGCCGCCGGTCGAGGCGGGTGCACCCCACACCGAGCTGTTCGACTACACTCCGCTGTCCGACGGGGAGAGCTGGAATCTCGTCTCGTCGCTGTTCGCCCACGATAGCCCGCTCCTCGACGGCCTCGGGAGTGACCACAGACCAGACTGGGCGTTCGAAGGCCTGTATCCAACCGCGGTCGCGTCTGACCTCACCCCGGACGACGCGGTTCACGTCGACTACGTCGAAGGCTGGATCGCAAACTGGGCAAGCCCGCTCATCACCCGCGACCACGGCGACGGACGGGTGTGTTCCTGTACGTTCCGACTCACGGACCAGTACGGAGAACACCCGACGGCGACCGCCCTGCTCGATCGGTTACTCGAGCACCTTGCAACCGACCGCTGAATTCACACTCGACCCACAAAACGACGATATCACAACGACACATGCACGAACGCAAATCGAACCGATGGAGTACGGAAGCAGTATGGGACTGGTACGACGAACAGGGCTGGCCGGTTGGCTGCAACTACGTCCCGAGTACGGCAGTGAATCCAACCGAAATGTGGCAGGCGGCGACGTTCGATCCCGAGACGATCGATCGAGAACTCGGCTGGGCTAGCTCGCTCGGCATGAACTCGGTCCGCGTCTTCCTGCAGTATCTCGTCTGGGAGGACGACCCCGACGGGCTGGTCGACCGGATGGACGAGTTCCTGTCGATTGCCGACCGACACGGTCTCTCGACGATGTTCGTCTTCTTCGACGACGTCGCGTTCTCGGGCGACGAGCCGTATCTCGGCCCGCAGGACGAGCCCCTCCCGGAAACGCACAACAGTCAGTGGACGCCGAGCCCCGGACACGACCGCGTCCGGAATCGAGGCGACTGGCCGGACCTCGAGCAGTACGTTCGTTCGATCATCGACACCTTCGCAGCGGACGACCGCATCATCTGCTGGGATCTGTACAACGAGCCGGGGAACAGCGATATGTATCCCGACAGTATCCCGCTCGTCCGGGAATCGTTCGCGTGGGCGCGCAACGCGGCGCCAACGCAGCCGGTGACCGTGGGGTGTAACTGGAATCCCGAGATGACCGAGTTGAACGAGGTCGCAAACGAACTGTCGGACGTGATCTCGTTCCACGATTACAACGACCTCGAGATCACGCGAGACCGGGTCGACGAGTTAACGGAACTCGGCCGACCACTGCTGTGTACCGAGTGGCTCGCTCGCTCGCGAGACAACTTCGTCGAGACGCACCTCCCGTACTATCGGGAGCAGGGGATCGGCTGTTATACGTGGGGACTGGTCAACGGGAAGATACAGACGCATCTCCCGTGGCGAACGGCCCAGGTCTCGATCGCCGAGGCGACTAAAGAAACGGAAACCCCGGACGTGTGGTTCCACGACCTCTTCCACACCGACGGGACGCCCTACATCGAGACAGAGATCGAAACCTTCCGTGACGTGACCAGACAAGCGTCGGAACAACGGATAGGGAAATAATTACGATGGTACACGCACAACTGATCGGTTGCGATCGCCCGTTACCAAAACGGTATAAACGGACAACAAGAACGGAGTAACCACGAGACAATGCATATTACAGACTACGAACTATTCGAAGTACCGCCGCGGTGGCTGTTTCTGAAGGTGACGACGAGCGACGGCACCGTCGGCTGGGGTGAGCCGGTCGTCGAAGGCCGCGCGAAGACTGTCAAGGCGGCGGTCGAAGAGTTGATCGATACCTACCTGCTCGGCAAGGATCCCTCACGGATCGAAGATCATTGGCAGACAATGTACCGCGGTGGCTTCTATCGGGGCGGTCCGATCCTGATGAGCGCGATCGCCGGCATCGACCAGGCGCTCTGGGATATCAAAGGCAAAACCCTCGGTGCGCCGGTGTACGAACTGCTCGGCGGGGCGGCACGCGACCGCCTGCGCGTCTATCAGTGGGTCGGCGGCGACGAACCATCGGACGTCGCCGCACAGGCTCGAGAGAAGGTCGACGCCGGCTTCACGGCGCTTAAGATGAACGGCACGCCCGCAATCGAACGACTCGACAACCCGGCCGCAGTCGACGCCGCAGCCACACGAATGCGCGAGGTTCGTGAGGCCGTTGGCCCTGACGTCGATGTCGGCGTCGACTTCCACGGGCGCGTCTCGAAACCGATGGCCAAACGACTGGTCGCCGCACTCGAGCCGTACGAGCCATTTTTCATCGAAGAGCCAGTGCTTTCGGAGCAGCTGGACGACCTCGAAGAGATCGCCCAACACACGACGACGCCTATCGCAACGGGCGAACGTATGTACTCACGCTGGGATTTCAAATCGATCCTCGAAGACGGCCACGTCGACCTGATTCAGCCGGATCTCTCACACGCGGGCGGAATTACGGAAGTGAACAAGATCGCGGCGATGGCCGAAGCCTACGACGTGGCGATGGCCCCGCACTGTCCGTTGGGTCCGATCGCGCTCGCCTCGTGTATTCAGGTCGACGCCTGCTCACCCAATGCAATCATTCAGGAACAGAGTCTCGACATCCACTACAACGAGACGAGCGACGTCCTCGATTACCTCGCTGACCCGTCGGTGTTCGAGTACCGTGAGGGATACGTCGACATTCCCGACGGACCGGGACTGGGGATCGAAGTGGACGAGGCACACGTTCGCGAACAAGCCGGCGATGTCGACTGGCACAACCCCGTCTGGCGACACGACGACGGGAGCGTCGCGGAATGGTAATATACCGCACAGAATTATGACGCCCGCCGAGAATGGTAACCTATGACGAATAAAACCGAACCGACTGTCGGGCTGGGACGGACACTCGAGGGATACGAGTACCGCGATTGGGAGACCGATCCCGATGGCACGGTCAGGGTCGCGCTGATCGGGATTGGCTGGTGGACCTCAGAGATGGTGATTCCTGCCATTTCGGATCTCGAGCATTGCGAGGCGACTGTCGCCGTCAGCAGTTCAACCGAGAAGGCGCAGGGAGTCGTCGACGACGTCGAGAGTGTCGAACACGGTCTCACCTACGACGAGTTCCACGACGGCGAGGTCGCCGACGCCTACGACGCCGTCTACATCTGTACGCCGAACGCCTACCACCTCGAGTACGCCGAGACAGCCGCTGACCTCGGGAAGGCAGTGTTCTGTGAGAAGCCAATGGAGGCGACCGCCGAGCGCGCGGCAGCGATGGTTGACGCCTGCGAGGAAGCCGACGTTCCCTTGCTCGTCGGCTACCGGATGCAGACCGAACCGCTCGTCCGCTACGCCCGCGAGTTGATCCGGGCAGGTGTAATAGGCGAGCCAGTTTCCGCTATCGGAAACAACTCCCAGACCCTCCTCGACATCTTTGACGATCCGACCCAGTGGCGGCTCGATCCGGAGCTAACGGGATACGGAACCTCCGTCATGGATCTCGGCATCTATCCCATCAACACCGTCCGCTTCCTGCTCGAGGCCGACCCCGTCTCGGCACAGGCGACGATGACCTCGAGCCACGACGCCTTCGAGGACGTCCCCGACGAACGGTCCGCGTTCACCGTCGCCTTCGACGATGGAACGATCCTGACGGCGACCTCGAGCCAGAACGCCCACGCGTCGACGAGTCTTCGAATCGTCGGCACCGAAGGGGAGTTGCTCCTCGAGCCGGCGTTCCACATGGAGACCGAACTGCGGATCGAAAGCGGCGGAGACACGATTACGCTCGAGTTCGAGCAGGTCGACCAGATGAGCGAGGTGTTCGCCTACTTCGCCGATCGAGTCCTCTCTGGGGACGAAATCGAGCCGGACGGCGTCCACGGCCTGGTCGATATGGAGGCACTTCGGGCGATCTACGAGGCGGGCGAAACCGGTGAGACGATCGAACTCGACGTCGAGAGTTACCTGTAGTCGATCTCGTATCGACCACAGTCGTCACAGATCGACGATCCGGCTGGTGATGGCCCGGGTCGCAACGGCCGCTGTACCTACTGACTCAACAGCACAGTTTCGATCGACTTACTCGCATTGACGAGGAGCCTCGCAATCTCGTCCTCGAGGCGTCGACCGTACAGACTCTCCTTCGAACCGCTGACTTCGATTGCAGCGACAGCGTAGCTATCGGCATTTCTGATTGGGACGGCGATGCTGTGAAGGTTCTGATACGGTTCATCGTGTCCGACGACGTGGCGGTGACCCATAAACGTCCCCGCACTGAACGTCCCGTCACTGGGACTCTCGCGTTCGATGACCATCCGTTGATTCCGAAGGGTCTGCAGTTCCGAGATGAGCTGGTCCGTGCGGTCGGTCAACTCGTGCTGGGCGAGCAGCACCTCGACTTCCTCGATCGGCCGGTACGAGAGGATCGCCTTTCCGCCGACGGAGATCGGCATGGGGATTCGGCCTCCTTCTTCGACGGGGGCGGCGGGTCGTTCCCGTTCGCTCACCTGTAAGAGATAGACAGCATCTCCGTCCTCCTCGACGACGAGCGAGACCGTTTCCCCGGTTTGTCGGGCGAGTCGATCGAGTTCCGATCGCGCGACCTGAAAGACGTCGCGTCGCTCGCGGATGCCTCGTCCGATCTCGTACCACCGAAGCGAGAGGGCGTACGAGGTTTCAGTTTTCGTGACAAAACCGAGGTGCTGAAGCGTATCGAGATACTTGTAGACCGAACTCTTGGCAATCCCAGTCTCTCTGGCCAGTTCCGTCACACCCATCCGCTCGTGTCGTTCCAGCGCTTCGATGATCCGAAACAGCTTCTGGACCGACTTCACATGGTGGCTCGTCCCCGACATTCATCACGAACAATGGAGCGCGATAACCTAACTGTTTCTCATTGAGATACGAATCCACCCGCAACGCGATTGGCACGGAAGCTTTATCCACTGAACGATACACTATCTCGTACGTGACCGATCATGGGGTTCATAAATCGTGACACAAACGGAACTGCAGACGACGGCCAGTTCGGTCCGAGCGTACCGATAGAACACGCCAGTTGTAAGTCGAGCGATCTTGACAGGGCTCGGTCGAACCAATGACTTCGGACAGAGATACCAACGATAACAGCGATACTCGGACGACCGTCAGCGGCCACGATGATGATCGTAGGCTGCGTTACGATCGATCACTCGACGGGGCGTGGGAGTTTCTCACCGATCCCGAACGAAGCGGCCGGACGAGCGGCTGGGACGAACCGGACGCCGTCTGGCCGGCGCGCACCCACACCGTTTCGCTCCCTCGAGCGTGGCAGGAAGACGAAGCGTACCGGTCGTACACCGGTACAGCTTGGTATCGTCAATCGTTCGATCTCACGTCCGTACCCGACGACAAGCGCGCATTTCTTCGCTTTGCCGCCGTTGACTACGAGACGACGGTGTGGGTCAACGGCGAGCACGTCGGTGAGAACCGGGGCGGCTACCTGCCGTTCGAGTTCGACGTGACGGACGCCCTGTTAACGGGGGAAAACACTATCGTCGTTTCAGTTACCGACCCCGATGATCTCTCGGAGATTCCGCATGGGAAACAGGGCGACCCGTGGTATACCCGTATCTCGGGTATCTGGCAATCCGTCAGCCTCGAATTCCGGCCGAAAACCCGCATTGTCGACATTCGTGTGACTCCCGATCTCGACAGTGATCGAGCGGTCGTCGATCTCGAGATCGAGCCAGGAGACGTCGATCCCGACGTCCTTTCGGTAACACTCGAGGCCCGTATCGACGGAGACGTAGCGACACGGACGACGGTGTCTGCCTCCGCCATCGATACCGAGGAAGAAACCGACAGGAAAGGAGCATTTCATACCGGCACCGACACCGATGAACCGACGACCGAACTGAGCGCCGTTCTCGCGTTCGACGACCCTGCGTACTGGACTCCCGCCGATCCAGCGCTGTACGAGATCCACGCGACCCTCGAACACAGTGACAGCGAGATCGATCGGTACAGCGACACGTTCGGCATGCGGACCTTCGAACGACACGATGGTGAGTTTCTGCTCAACGGGGAGCCGATCACGATTCGAGGTGTCCTTGAACAGGGGTACTACCCGGAGACGTTCTACCGCCCGCACGATGCAGAAACGTTCACAACGGAGATCGAACTGGCGGCCGACCTCGGCTTCAACCTGATTCGCAAGCACGTCAAGCCCGCTCACCCCGACTTTCTCGAGGCGGCCGATCGGATGGGGATGCTCGTCTGGCAAGAGCCGGCGAATCCGATGCGCTACACCGACCGATCACGGACAGAGGTTCGGAGGCAACTCGAGACGTTGATCGACCGCGACTACAATCGGCCGAGTGTCGTCATCTGGTCGATGTACAACGAGGAGTGGGGGATCGGTCATCACGACATCGACGAGACCCTTTGGACGGACACCGAGAAACAACAGTTTCTCGCGGACAGTTACGAGTGGGCTCGAGCAGTGGATCCGACGCGCGTCGTCTGCGATAACTCCGGCTGGGCTCACGTCAAGACCGACGTCAACGACTACCACCGCTACTACGTCAGCCCCGATCAGGCCGGTCGCTGGCGCTCCGACATCACACACATCTGCCACAATCCCGGAGACAACTACGCGACTGCCGAGTTCGACGATCCCGATGCGCCGATCGTCATCTCCGAGCTCGGAACCTGGGGATTACCCGATGTCGATACGCTCCGAGAGCGGTACGGTGGCGACCCGCACTGGTTCAGCCACGACTTTCTCGTCGAGGCGCTCAAACGACCCGAAGGCATCGACGACCGATTTCAGCGGACGACGCTCTCCGATGTCTTCGACGACTACACGGACCTTGCGGCAGTTTGGCAACAGCGCGAGTTCGAGTCGATCAAACACCTCATCGAGGAGTTACGGATTCAGGACTCGGTCGGCGGCTACGTCCTGACTGAACTCTCAGATACCGAGTGGGAGTTCAACGGACTCGTGGACTCCCACCGCGAGCCGAAGTCGTTCGCGGCTGCGTTCGCTGCGGTCAACGACGAGCTCGCAGTGGTTGCTCGACCGGAACGTCACGTGATCTGGGCAGGCGACGAGAGCGAACTTGAGGTGATCGTCGTAAACGATGGACGACTCGCAGTGTCGGGAACGCTCGAGTGGTCGTTCGCAGGAGAGACGGTGACCGAGACGGTCACCGTTCCCGCGAACGGAACGACGACAGTCAACGCGACGATGCCGGCTACCACACTAGCGGCGGAGGCAGAACGTGCCCCAGAACCGACTCCCGGAGTCGTAGCGGACACAGTCGATCTGACCGCCACATT
It contains:
- a CDS encoding sugar-binding domain-containing protein; this encodes MTSDRDTNDNSDTRTTVSGHDDDRRLRYDRSLDGAWEFLTDPERSGRTSGWDEPDAVWPARTHTVSLPRAWQEDEAYRSYTGTAWYRQSFDLTSVPDDKRAFLRFAAVDYETTVWVNGEHVGENRGGYLPFEFDVTDALLTGENTIVVSVTDPDDLSEIPHGKQGDPWYTRISGIWQSVSLEFRPKTRIVDIRVTPDLDSDRAVVDLEIEPGDVDPDVLSVTLEARIDGDVATRTTVSASAIDTEEETDRKGAFHTGTDTDEPTTELSAVLAFDDPAYWTPADPALYEIHATLEHSDSEIDRYSDTFGMRTFERHDGEFLLNGEPITIRGVLEQGYYPETFYRPHDAETFTTEIELAADLGFNLIRKHVKPAHPDFLEAADRMGMLVWQEPANPMRYTDRSRTEVRRQLETLIDRDYNRPSVVIWSMYNEEWGIGHHDIDETLWTDTEKQQFLADSYEWARAVDPTRVVCDNSGWAHVKTDVNDYHRYYVSPDQAGRWRSDITHICHNPGDNYATAEFDDPDAPIVISELGTWGLPDVDTLRERYGGDPHWFSHDFLVEALKRPEGIDDRFQRTTLSDVFDDYTDLAAVWQQREFESIKHLIEELRIQDSVGGYVLTELSDTEWEFNGLVDSHREPKSFAAAFAAVNDELAVVARPERHVIWAGDESELEVIVVNDGRLAVSGTLEWSFAGETVTETVTVPANGTTTVNATMPATTLAAEAERAPEPTPGVVADTVDLTATFVPDDSGTADQTDVSTSEPITVVDASRRQTPEVTVYADGVFASRLAEAGVPVTHSLSADVEVAVTSDITSQIDDFATSSGAVVHVPTRDGEMRSGGPFNYRSLPQDGSWNIAAGFYYQDSPLLEDVCTDRTLGWELESCYPHVAATDLNPSVDRIHIGYVEGWLANWASPLVVRGYGKGSMTALTLRLTHQYGRHPVATLLCDRLIRLLSRKG
- the dgoD gene encoding galactonate dehydratase; the encoded protein is MHITDYELFEVPPRWLFLKVTTSDGTVGWGEPVVEGRAKTVKAAVEELIDTYLLGKDPSRIEDHWQTMYRGGFYRGGPILMSAIAGIDQALWDIKGKTLGAPVYELLGGAARDRLRVYQWVGGDEPSDVAAQAREKVDAGFTALKMNGTPAIERLDNPAAVDAAATRMREVREAVGPDVDVGVDFHGRVSKPMAKRLVAALEPYEPFFIEEPVLSEQLDDLEEIAQHTTTPIATGERMYSRWDFKSILEDGHVDLIQPDLSHAGGITEVNKIAAMAEAYDVAMAPHCPLGPIALASCIQVDACSPNAIIQEQSLDIHYNETSDVLDYLADPSVFEYREGYVDIPDGPGLGIEVDEAHVREQAGDVDWHNPVWRHDDGSVAEW
- the gfo6 gene encoding D-xylose 1-dehydrogenase Gfo6; protein product: MTNKTEPTVGLGRTLEGYEYRDWETDPDGTVRVALIGIGWWTSEMVIPAISDLEHCEATVAVSSSTEKAQGVVDDVESVEHGLTYDEFHDGEVADAYDAVYICTPNAYHLEYAETAADLGKAVFCEKPMEATAERAAAMVDACEEADVPLLVGYRMQTEPLVRYARELIRAGVIGEPVSAIGNNSQTLLDIFDDPTQWRLDPELTGYGTSVMDLGIYPINTVRFLLEADPVSAQATMTSSHDAFEDVPDERSAFTVAFDDGTILTATSSQNAHASTSLRIVGTEGELLLEPAFHMETELRIESGGDTITLEFEQVDQMSEVFAYFADRVLSGDEIEPDGVHGLVDMEALRAIYEAGETGETIELDVESYL
- a CDS encoding IclR family transcriptional regulator; the encoded protein is MKSVQKLFRIIEALERHERMGVTELARETGIAKSSVYKYLDTLQHLGFVTKTETSYALSLRWYEIGRGIRERRDVFQVARSELDRLARQTGETVSLVVEEDGDAVYLLQVSERERPAAPVEEGGRIPMPISVGGKAILSYRPIEEVEVLLAQHELTDRTDQLISELQTLRNQRMVIERESPSDGTFSAGTFMGHRHVVGHDEPYQNLHSIAVPIRNADSYAVAAIEVSGSKESLYGRRLEDEIARLLVNASKSIETVLLSQ
- a CDS encoding glycoside hydrolase family 2 protein encodes the protein MTIQQSQSEQHTTYRSSTTLSGQWTFRLDPEDIGISDGWQTTAHEWPTDDCRSVTIPHAWQELERARDYTGVAWYQRSIEIDASNWTETEALIRFGAVDYETTLWVNGVDCGTNRGGYLPFEFEVTDALEPGMNTITVRVEDPEDSSEIPHGKQGAPWYQRVSGIWQDVTLEVVPETRVDRLRATPNLEADSARIELDVIGVDDPESVTATVHVARDDDDVATAETEIGGDGSASVTVSIDDPAYWTPETPALYDVTVELLRDSRVVDRYEDYFGMRSIESRDGQLYLNGEPRYVRGALDQGYYPETLYRPFDEDLFEHEIRTAKELGFNLLRKHIKPAHPDFLELADRLGILVWEEPANPTVHTERSKQEVREQIHGLIERDYNRPSVVIWSLYNEEWGIGNPQGLDEETSLWEDEWKQEYLADLYKEAKSWDPTRLVCDNSGWAHVATDINDYHRYYVSPDRADAWADNLEWMTSAPWENYGATVTDPEDAPLIVSEFGTWGMCDLPAIEEHYGETPPWFDYDFFDDPIKRPAGVYDRFEETTLPDVFDDWASLAETWQHREFRSNKDVIEQMRLHEGVAGYVITEFTDIEWEFNGILDYRREPKAFHDEFASVNAPTSVVVDVDHAHWGGESVPVDVTIVNDTGETGQATLEYELEGVEASIEPNSLEVEYAAFEPTRLADAATISLPDVESATTVDLTVTAETQTGAVTTTERITVVPGAVSVSDHALYVPDHDHQLGARLAGARYTLVDDPHAAELIVATGTDHELLEHVAEAGTAVLLLPPVEAGAPHTELFDYTPLSDGESWNLVSSLFAHDSPLLDGLGSDHRPDWAFEGLYPTAVASDLTPDDAVHVDYVEGWIANWASPLITRDHGDGRVCSCTFRLTDQYGEHPTATALLDRLLEHLATDR
- a CDS encoding glycoside hydrolase 5 family protein, with translation MHERKSNRWSTEAVWDWYDEQGWPVGCNYVPSTAVNPTEMWQAATFDPETIDRELGWASSLGMNSVRVFLQYLVWEDDPDGLVDRMDEFLSIADRHGLSTMFVFFDDVAFSGDEPYLGPQDEPLPETHNSQWTPSPGHDRVRNRGDWPDLEQYVRSIIDTFAADDRIICWDLYNEPGNSDMYPDSIPLVRESFAWARNAAPTQPVTVGCNWNPEMTELNEVANELSDVISFHDYNDLEITRDRVDELTELGRPLLCTEWLARSRDNFVETHLPYYREQGIGCYTWGLVNGKIQTHLPWRTAQVSIAEATKETETPDVWFHDLFHTDGTPYIETEIETFRDVTRQASEQRIGK